The sequence CGGCCGGCATGAGGCGGCGTTCCGCAGTGTCCAGGACGCCTGCCGCCTGATGCGGGCCAATATCGACTATGACGAGGCCGGGACCCTGGCCATGTTCGAGCGCATGGCGGGCCTGTTCACCGCCGAGGCCCTGGCCGAACGGGCGGGGCAGGGGGAACCGTCCGACGCGCCGATCTTCATCCTAGGCATGCCGCGCTCGGGCTCGACCCTGGTGGAGCAGGTCCTGGCCGCTCACCCGGATGTCGCTGCGGGCGGCGAGCTGACCCTGTTCCGCGACATCGCCGCCGCCATGCTGGGCCAGCCGGAGCGCGCTCTTTCGCTGGACGTCGCCGGCCTTCGAGCTATCGGCGCGCGCTACCTCCAGGCGACGATGGGGCTCACGCAGGGACGGGCACGCTTCACCGACAAGATGCCGGCCAATTTCCTGATGGTCGGGCTGATCCATCTGGTGCTGCCCAATGCGCGCATCATCCACACCGTGCGCGACCCGGTCGACACGTGCCTCTCCTGCTACGCCACACTGTTCGGCGATGGCCAGCTCTACAGCTATGACCTCGGCGAGCTCGGCCGCCACTACCGCGCCTATCGCCGGCTGATGGACCACTGGCGCGCGGTGCTGCCGCCCGGCGTCATGCTTGATATCGTTTATGAGGACGTTGTCGCCGATCTGGAAGGCCAGGCCCGGCGGCTGGTCGATCACTGCGGCCTTCCCTGGGACCCCGCCTGCCGCCAGTTCCAGTCGGCCGAACGCCCGGTCTGGACCGCCAGTGCGGCCCAGGTGCGCCAGCCGCTTTACGCCTCGTCGCGCAGCCGTTGGCGGCCCCCGGCGGAGGATCTGGCGCCGCTCATCGAAGGCCTTGGACCGGCGGCGGGCGAAGTCGACAAAAGCAGGTTGCAATCTGCGCCCGGATAGTGAATATCAAACAGGTAAATGGTAGCGGTAACAATCCGCACTCGGAAACCGGGAAAGAGCAGGGCATGGGGGCGGTTCGCACGGCATGGGCGGCAGGCGTTGCGGCGCTCGCACTTCTGGGCGGCCCGGCCTTCGCCCGCGAGCCGACGCCCGTTCCCCAGATCGTCAGCCAGAACGGCCGTTTCGCCCTGATGGTCGATGGCGCGCCCTATCTGATGCTGGGCGCGCAGATGAACAATTCCA is a genomic window of Phenylobacterium montanum containing:
- a CDS encoding tetratricopeptide repeat-containing sulfotransferase family protein; the encoded protein is MPGAAEAVVQLRARIAARPAEVGLHHQLGRLLQALGRLDEAAKAFEAALALQPRVGELHRNLAEVVRFAEGDPRLAAMARLAAEPLRDSDRISLGFALGKAYGDLGRHEAAFRSVQDACRLMRANIDYDEAGTLAMFERMAGLFTAEALAERAGQGEPSDAPIFILGMPRSGSTLVEQVLAAHPDVAAGGELTLFRDIAAAMLGQPERALSLDVAGLRAIGARYLQATMGLTQGRARFTDKMPANFLMVGLIHLVLPNARIIHTVRDPVDTCLSCYATLFGDGQLYSYDLGELGRHYRAYRRLMDHWRAVLPPGVMLDIVYEDVVADLEGQARRLVDHCGLPWDPACRQFQSAERPVWTASAAQVRQPLYASSRSRWRPPAEDLAPLIEGLGPAAGEVDKSRLQSAPG